One genomic segment of Aquipluma nitroreducens includes these proteins:
- a CDS encoding rhodanese-like domain-containing protein — MQQLKNLKFVILIIVVILILVIIRNSDQNLFKQDIKSAIEATKNNNNLLSPDQLHELKESWMVVNIGTSDLPDSIHVEHSIKIPFENLLDQTNRKILEGVDGNLILYSGDVATASKAWVILNQMGFKNVFILNSGGNPEELKYKFQPDTTARLEQDSI; from the coding sequence ATGCAACAACTCAAAAATTTAAAGTTTGTCATCCTGATCATCGTTGTGATTTTGATTTTAGTTATCATCCGAAATTCGGATCAGAACTTATTTAAACAGGATATAAAAAGTGCCATTGAAGCGACTAAAAATAACAACAACCTGCTTTCACCCGATCAACTTCATGAACTGAAAGAATCGTGGATGGTGGTTAACATCGGAACCAGCGACTTGCCCGATTCGATTCATGTTGAACATTCGATAAAAATTCCTTTTGAAAATCTGTTGGATCAAACGAACCGGAAAATTCTGGAAGGAGTTGATGGTAACCTTATTCTGTATTCGGGAGATGTGGCAACAGCTTCAAAAGCCTGGGTTATCCTGAATCAAATGGGTTTTAAAAATGTCTTTATTCTGAATTCCGGAGGAAATCCGGAGGAGCTAAAATACAAATTCCAGCCCGACACTACCGCCAGGCTGGAACAGGATTCGATCTAA
- a CDS encoding RsmD family RNA methyltransferase → MRIVGGKYRGRVFTPGKTFKARPTTDMAKESLFNVLQNYIDLEGTKTLDLFSGTGSISYELASRGSDNVTAVEINPAHIQFIKEVIERLGEKNIRIVKSNAFVFAKRIKEQFDLIFADPPYDHPQFAEVADLIFNNNLLKPGGIFILEHSAQFDYARHPNFKELRRYGSVHFSIFESDLS, encoded by the coding sequence ATGCGTATAGTTGGCGGAAAATACAGAGGCCGGGTTTTTACTCCCGGAAAAACATTCAAAGCCCGGCCGACAACCGACATGGCTAAAGAAAGTCTGTTCAATGTACTTCAGAATTACATCGATCTGGAAGGTACAAAAACACTCGACCTGTTCTCCGGAACCGGAAGTATCAGTTATGAACTGGCCTCGCGCGGGAGCGACAATGTAACTGCCGTAGAAATTAATCCGGCACACATTCAGTTCATCAAAGAAGTAATTGAAAGGTTGGGCGAAAAAAATATTCGGATCGTGAAATCGAATGCCTTTGTATTTGCAAAACGGATTAAAGAGCAATTCGACCTGATTTTTGCCGATCCGCCATACGATCATCCTCAATTTGCAGAGGTTGCCGATTTGATTTTCAACAATAATCTTCTGAAACCTGGCGGTATCTTTATCCTTGAACATTCAGCACAGTTCGACTATGCCAGGCATCCAAACTTCAAGGAATTACGCCGCTATGGTAGTGTACATTTCAGCATTTTTGAAAGTGACCTCTCCTAA
- a CDS encoding rhodanese-like domain-containing protein gives MRTINKITAVVLLFFLAACSGGGNKTKQVESAASTEVKSAPVAVNDESQKLLKYLEESGDYVNGRNFPSLIKASAVNAELGGKIKIIDLRSPEAFAKGHIKGAVNVDFTKIPDYFTNVIKPFEYDKIVMVCYAGQIASYATSLLRLMGYGNVYALRWGMSSWNKDFAADSWLKAVSDKYESKLEMTENNRPALTDFPQLNSGKSTGEEIMAARFNRLFADGYADAFITADQVFEQPQNFYTVNFERKDKYDSGHIPGAVRYKTSGTLGIVPEMESIPTDKDVVVYCGTGHNSGFVTAYLRLFGYKAKTLMYGNNAFMHSKMLKDKSLLSWLPFTEAEVGNFPYVKN, from the coding sequence ATGAGAACGATCAATAAAATCACAGCCGTTGTTTTGCTGTTCTTTCTGGCAGCTTGTTCCGGAGGAGGAAATAAAACCAAACAGGTAGAGTCTGCGGCTTCAACAGAGGTTAAATCGGCTCCTGTTGCAGTAAACGATGAGTCTCAGAAGTTGCTGAAATATCTGGAAGAATCAGGCGATTATGTGAATGGACGAAATTTCCCTTCCTTAATTAAAGCTTCGGCGGTGAATGCCGAACTGGGTGGAAAGATTAAAATTATCGACCTGCGAAGTCCCGAAGCATTTGCAAAAGGTCATATCAAAGGAGCGGTGAATGTTGATTTCACAAAAATACCTGACTATTTCACAAACGTTATCAAGCCTTTCGAGTACGATAAGATTGTGATGGTTTGCTATGCCGGGCAAATAGCCAGTTACGCTACTTCGCTGCTGCGTTTAATGGGCTACGGAAACGTTTACGCCTTGCGCTGGGGAATGAGTAGCTGGAACAAGGATTTCGCTGCCGATTCGTGGCTGAAGGCTGTTTCTGACAAGTATGAAAGTAAATTGGAAATGACTGAAAACAACCGACCTGCCTTGACTGACTTTCCTCAACTGAATTCAGGAAAGTCAACAGGTGAGGAAATTATGGCAGCACGCTTCAATCGTTTGTTTGCAGATGGGTATGCCGATGCTTTTATAACTGCTGATCAGGTTTTTGAGCAACCTCAAAACTTCTATACCGTTAATTTTGAACGGAAAGATAAATATGATTCAGGACACATTCCGGGTGCTGTGCGCTATAAAACCAGCGGAACATTGGGAATTGTTCCTGAAATGGAATCGATACCAACCGATAAAGATGTTGTAGTTTATTGCGGAACCGGGCACAACTCCGGATTTGTAACTGCCTATCTGCGTTTGTTTGGCTACAAAGCAAAAACATTGATGTATGGTAACAATGCTTTTATGCATAGCAAAATGCTGAAGGATAAAAGTTTGCTTTCGTGGCTTCCTTTTACCGAGGCCGAAGTTGGTAATTTCCCGTATGTGAAGAATTAA
- a CDS encoding DUF3822 family protein — protein sequence MHEINWIDDSFDIRLASEYHISIQIGLDGFSFCILDTRRNKYVVFEHVPLIVGKLQFLSRKIETIFDQEEKLNASFKSVSITYSTNKATLLPKEYSGSASFLKIASVNSEVSRNEEISANEIPGFNYQLIYSYPKELMTLLHRKYVDFSFRHKSIALIASAVDQRTEKKNTLVINFEKKYIRMIALKDMQIELYNSFYFKNESDFLYYALNTWQSIQFDPERDEILIGGYVADDSAYIRQLKKYISNVRFLKPSADFNYGNTFEKIQKHQFVSLLNTYPCV from the coding sequence ATGCACGAAATAAATTGGATTGACGATTCTTTCGATATCAGGCTCGCTTCAGAATATCATATTTCCATCCAGATTGGTCTTGATGGATTTTCTTTTTGTATATTGGATACACGCCGAAATAAATATGTTGTCTTTGAGCATGTTCCTTTAATTGTGGGCAAACTCCAATTCCTATCACGAAAAATTGAAACTATTTTCGATCAGGAAGAAAAATTAAATGCGTCGTTTAAAAGCGTATCAATCACATACTCAACTAACAAAGCAACACTGCTTCCAAAGGAATACTCAGGATCGGCCAGTTTTCTGAAAATAGCTTCGGTTAACAGCGAGGTTAGCCGAAATGAAGAAATTAGTGCAAACGAAATCCCCGGCTTCAATTATCAGTTGATTTACAGTTATCCAAAAGAACTGATGACTTTGCTGCACCGGAAATATGTCGATTTCAGTTTTCGGCATAAATCGATTGCTCTTATTGCATCAGCAGTCGACCAACGAACAGAGAAAAAAAATACTCTGGTGATTAATTTTGAAAAGAAATACATCCGCATGATTGCACTGAAAGACATGCAAATCGAACTCTACAACAGTTTCTATTTCAAAAACGAATCCGATTTTCTTTATTATGCGCTCAACACGTGGCAAAGCATTCAATTTGACCCGGAACGCGATGAAATACTGATCGGTGGCTATGTGGCCGACGATTCAGCTTACATCCGCCAGTTAAAGAAATACATCAGTAATGTCCGGTTTTTGAAACCATCAGCGGATTTCAACTACGGAAATACCTTCGAAAAAATACAGAAACATCAGTTCGTAAGCTTGTTAAATACTTATCCATGCGTATAG
- a CDS encoding ABC transporter ATP-binding protein, with protein sequence MEIFQANNIVKEYAGHVALSSVSISVREASIFGLLGPNGAGKTTLIRIINQITAPDSGELFFEGRPMKAEDIYQIGYLPEERGLYKKMKVGEQALYLAQLKGMSKKDALKSLKYWFEKFEIQAWWGKKVEELSKGMAQKVQFITTVIHKPRLLIFDEPFSGFDPINTNLMKNEILELKKQGTTIIFSTHNMSSVEEICDHIALINQSKKILDGQIDEVKEKFKSNTFEIAYKGETPDFQHRLGAQFNVLEQDDSKFLKQMKVQFLNGNSNNELIKILMNQFEIVSFKEIIPSMNDVFIHVVEKNNRETSAQSQS encoded by the coding sequence ATGGAAATATTTCAGGCAAATAACATTGTTAAGGAATATGCTGGTCATGTCGCATTGAGTTCGGTCAGCATTTCGGTTAGGGAAGCGTCTATTTTTGGTCTATTGGGGCCCAATGGCGCGGGTAAAACAACCTTGATCCGGATCATCAACCAAATTACAGCTCCCGATAGCGGCGAGTTGTTTTTCGAGGGTAGGCCAATGAAAGCTGAGGATATTTATCAGATTGGCTATTTACCCGAAGAACGGGGACTGTATAAGAAAATGAAAGTTGGTGAACAGGCGCTCTATCTGGCTCAGTTGAAAGGCATGTCGAAAAAAGATGCCCTCAAGAGCCTGAAGTACTGGTTCGAAAAGTTTGAAATTCAGGCCTGGTGGGGCAAAAAAGTAGAGGAACTCTCGAAAGGAATGGCTCAAAAGGTACAATTTATCACCACAGTAATTCACAAACCCCGCTTGCTTATTTTCGACGAACCGTTCAGCGGATTCGACCCCATCAACACCAATTTGATGAAAAATGAAATTCTTGAACTGAAAAAGCAGGGAACCACCATCATTTTCTCAACACACAATATGTCTTCCGTAGAAGAAATTTGCGACCATATTGCATTGATCAACCAGTCGAAAAAGATTCTGGACGGGCAAATTGACGAAGTGAAAGAAAAATTCAAAAGCAATACTTTCGAGATAGCCTACAAAGGTGAAACTCCGGATTTTCAACATCGGTTAGGTGCTCAATTCAATGTTCTTGAGCAAGACGACAGCAAGTTCCTGAAACAAATGAAAGTTCAGTTCCTGAACGGCAATTCCAACAATGAGTTAATCAAAATACTCATGAATCAATTTGAAATCGTGTCATTCAAAGAAATTATCCCAAGCATGAACGATGTGTTTATCCATGTTGTAGAAAAAAATAACCGCGAAACAAGTGCTCAATCGCAATCGTAG